One segment of Arthrobacter sp. MMS18-M83 DNA contains the following:
- a CDS encoding RHS repeat domain-containing protein: MSIARSRREPAFFQPMSVVFLTFRILIAAIVAAALGVYGLSAPAFAAPASTQSGPLGLASAQAPALAPMQSTPSVQAGVFYPVEGQGRAVDTRSGLGGITGPVAAGTWYPFQILGQAGVPVTGVATVLVSLTIVNGTQPNAAQLVPNSGRHHDTTVLFSGTGDTISNSAAIAVGSDGKLALYSSTSQQFIVDVQGYFTSGSTPAPGGFVSVPTSRVVDTRNGTGFPAGAWTGTAVKSVTLKGKGGVPDTATAVFANITVISTDPSNPIFATLPGGWFANGSDPGTTINFRGNQTTAIGAVLNLNAAGVTDIKHWASVTPGVNVLIDIQGYFDGQVSSSSSFTTVESRLYDSRLAPNTAIPANTTIEVQIAGVGGLPAASTNVAGVMMNITPLSSGFGYLRVWPSDEPEPNLSTVNYSSDSASNVVIVRPSATTGKIKVFNAGSSSVNIIIDSQGWFSNANLLPPVTSDGTGSGSRATASMVSHSLTDSSKLEVNPTNGNVVLTGRLFNVRGIGQDVNVAWRYNSKYDQRPTLSMGKLESGMRADPSTGNMIYIAPDGGWYTFVLSGSTYTMAPGLNASLTQTQSGVFDLRFNDTGITNEYWDNSGNFELGKSFDSQALNPNHVDYYYSNGLLNQTSDTQGRFFTYAYNDTRNLNQPSSITDNSLNRTVNIEYGGGQGQMSKITDATGAVTTFTYTNGKLTSITGGRSNVTALAYAADNWVNTITYGQGSPAAATWTLTHNTGPTLSYLTDPNSKQTTYTLDASKTHVTTVTDPNGHTNQFTFDGHDNRLTSVNGMSQTATTTYNANNSITKITSPLAGSSGTAGSVSFTYPTATGDPLLNYRPATTTNSEGNTSTIQYDANTKEPSKILTPDNLGGTPQRFYEQDSVPTYCGAKAGELCRSTDGNGNTTSYTYDSAGNPITVTRPAPLGTITYTYDAAGRIATATDGKSQTATYTYDANDRLTQIRYGATCVAATCVTYTYDAAGNLTTRVDAAGTTTYAWDAQNRPTSKAIGGTTTTVTYDGASNILTYVDPLGTVTYGYDAANRLISLAEPGGSCPASPAFPNATMCTGFGYDNANRRTTTQYPNGVTNTTVYDNAGKILSISAKNSSATTLASSTYTYTQSGNGALRTTMTPNGSLATTYGYDKLNRLTSAITGTTTETWAYDANSNRTQATKTGAATVYAAFNAADQLCWTGASTGTCTTAPTGATSYAYDANGNTTTAGAATQSYNTFDQLTGYTNGTTTNFSYAGPRNDERLTAGATSFLNGTLGITQQTTGGATTSFIRDPNGTLVSMRNSSSGASFYYTTDALGSTILLTDSTQASAASYAYDSWGNTSATGTQAGVNPWQYAAGYKDATTGYTKFGARYYDASVGRFTQADPSNREANRYGYVQCNPVNSTDPTGLDSIDCGFAALSALVAGGVVLFAAGAILADVASGLLGDLLIPAETDFVLAGIDFAYELYQQSQDCSS, translated from the coding sequence ATGTCCATTGCCAGGAGCCGGCGCGAGCCTGCCTTTTTCCAGCCTATGTCCGTCGTTTTCCTGACCTTCAGGATCCTTATTGCCGCAATTGTTGCGGCCGCGCTTGGCGTGTACGGGCTCAGCGCCCCGGCATTCGCCGCACCCGCTTCCACACAATCGGGGCCGCTTGGGCTGGCCTCAGCCCAAGCGCCAGCCCTAGCGCCGATGCAGTCGACCCCCTCAGTACAGGCCGGCGTGTTCTACCCGGTGGAGGGCCAGGGCCGTGCCGTGGACACCCGCAGCGGGCTGGGCGGGATCACCGGCCCTGTGGCCGCAGGTACCTGGTATCCCTTTCAGATCCTGGGCCAGGCAGGGGTCCCGGTCACAGGTGTCGCCACTGTCCTGGTGAGCTTGACCATCGTGAATGGAACCCAGCCCAACGCGGCGCAGCTCGTGCCCAACAGCGGACGCCACCATGACACCACCGTACTGTTCTCCGGCACCGGGGACACGATCTCGAACTCAGCCGCCATCGCGGTAGGCAGCGACGGGAAGCTCGCTCTCTACTCCAGCACCTCGCAGCAGTTCATTGTTGACGTGCAGGGCTATTTCACCTCGGGCAGCACTCCGGCCCCGGGCGGTTTCGTGTCCGTGCCGACGTCGCGGGTGGTCGATACCCGTAACGGGACCGGCTTTCCGGCCGGCGCCTGGACCGGGACGGCAGTCAAGTCCGTGACCTTGAAAGGCAAAGGCGGGGTCCCGGACACGGCGACCGCTGTCTTCGCCAACATCACAGTGATCAGCACCGACCCCTCCAACCCCATCTTCGCAACACTTCCAGGGGGCTGGTTCGCCAACGGAAGCGATCCGGGGACGACGATCAACTTCCGCGGCAACCAGACCACGGCAATTGGCGCGGTCCTGAATCTGAACGCCGCGGGCGTGACGGACATCAAGCATTGGGCATCCGTCACCCCGGGAGTGAACGTTCTCATCGACATCCAAGGGTACTTCGATGGCCAGGTCTCTTCGTCGAGCTCTTTCACCACGGTCGAATCACGGCTCTACGATTCCCGCCTGGCCCCGAATACCGCAATCCCCGCCAACACCACGATCGAGGTCCAGATCGCCGGAGTAGGCGGACTGCCCGCCGCCTCAACCAACGTCGCCGGCGTCATGATGAACATCACCCCGCTCTCTTCCGGCTTCGGGTACCTGCGCGTCTGGCCCTCGGACGAGCCTGAACCGAACCTGAGCACGGTCAATTACAGCTCGGACTCCGCCTCGAACGTCGTGATAGTCCGGCCCAGCGCCACCACGGGCAAAATCAAGGTCTTCAATGCCGGCAGCAGTTCCGTGAACATCATCATCGATTCCCAAGGCTGGTTCAGCAACGCGAACCTGCTGCCACCAGTCACTTCCGACGGGACAGGTTCCGGATCCCGTGCCACGGCCTCCATGGTCAGCCATTCCCTTACCGACTCTTCCAAGCTCGAGGTGAACCCGACCAATGGCAACGTCGTACTCACCGGTCGGCTGTTCAACGTCCGGGGCATCGGCCAGGACGTGAATGTCGCCTGGCGGTACAACAGCAAATACGACCAGCGCCCCACCTTGTCCATGGGCAAGCTCGAATCCGGAATGCGGGCCGATCCGTCCACGGGGAACATGATCTATATCGCCCCGGACGGCGGCTGGTACACCTTCGTCCTCTCCGGCTCCACCTACACCATGGCCCCCGGGTTGAACGCCTCCCTCACCCAGACCCAGAGCGGTGTGTTCGATCTGCGGTTCAATGACACCGGCATCACCAACGAATATTGGGACAACAGCGGCAACTTCGAGCTGGGCAAGTCCTTCGACTCGCAAGCACTGAACCCGAACCACGTCGACTACTACTACAGCAACGGTCTGCTCAATCAGACCTCGGACACCCAGGGCAGGTTCTTCACCTACGCTTACAACGACACCCGGAACCTGAACCAGCCCTCCTCGATCACGGACAACTCGCTGAACCGGACCGTGAACATCGAATACGGCGGAGGGCAGGGCCAAATGTCCAAGATCACCGACGCGACCGGCGCGGTCACCACCTTCACCTACACCAACGGCAAACTGACCTCCATCACCGGCGGCCGCAGCAACGTCACCGCTCTGGCGTACGCGGCTGACAACTGGGTCAACACCATCACCTACGGCCAAGGATCCCCAGCAGCCGCGACCTGGACCCTCACCCACAACACCGGCCCGACCCTGTCCTACCTCACCGACCCGAACAGCAAGCAAACCACCTATACCCTCGACGCGAGTAAAACCCACGTCACGACGGTCACTGACCCGAATGGACACACAAACCAATTCACCTTCGATGGCCACGACAACCGGCTCACCAGCGTCAACGGGATGAGCCAGACCGCCACGACGACGTACAACGCGAACAACAGCATCACCAAGATCACCTCCCCGCTGGCCGGCTCCAGCGGCACGGCAGGGTCCGTATCCTTCACCTATCCGACGGCGACCGGGGACCCGCTGCTGAATTACCGGCCCGCTACGACTACCAACAGTGAAGGCAACACGAGCACGATCCAGTACGACGCGAACACCAAGGAGCCTTCCAAGATCCTTACCCCGGATAACCTCGGGGGCACCCCGCAGCGCTTCTACGAGCAAGACAGCGTACCCACATACTGCGGCGCCAAAGCCGGCGAGCTCTGCCGGTCCACGGACGGCAACGGCAACACCACCAGCTACACCTACGACAGTGCCGGCAACCCGATCACAGTGACCAGGCCCGCGCCGCTGGGCACCATCACCTACACCTACGACGCTGCAGGACGGATCGCCACCGCCACGGACGGCAAGAGCCAGACCGCCACCTACACTTACGACGCCAACGACCGCCTCACCCAAATCCGCTACGGCGCCACCTGCGTGGCCGCAACCTGCGTCACCTACACCTACGACGCCGCCGGCAACCTCACCACACGCGTCGACGCAGCCGGGACCACCACGTACGCCTGGGATGCCCAGAACCGGCCCACGAGCAAGGCCATCGGCGGGACCACCACCACGGTCACGTACGACGGAGCCTCGAACATCCTCACCTACGTCGATCCGCTCGGCACCGTAACCTACGGCTACGACGCCGCGAACCGGCTGATCTCCCTGGCCGAACCCGGCGGGTCCTGCCCGGCAAGCCCGGCCTTCCCGAACGCCACGATGTGCACCGGCTTCGGGTACGACAACGCCAACCGGCGCACCACCACCCAGTACCCCAATGGGGTCACCAACACCACCGTGTACGACAACGCAGGAAAGATCCTGTCCATCTCGGCCAAGAACAGCAGCGCCACCACCCTGGCCAGCAGCACCTACACCTACACCCAAAGCGGGAATGGGGCCCTGCGCACCACGATGACCCCTAACGGCAGCCTCGCGACCACCTACGGTTACGACAAACTCAACCGCCTCACCTCAGCCATCACCGGAACCACCACCGAAACCTGGGCCTACGACGCCAACAGCAACCGCACCCAGGCCACCAAGACCGGCGCCGCAACCGTGTACGCCGCGTTCAACGCCGCCGACCAGCTCTGCTGGACCGGCGCCAGCACCGGCACCTGCACCACAGCCCCCACCGGGGCCACGAGCTACGCCTATGACGCCAACGGCAACACCACCACAGCGGGCGCCGCCACACAGTCCTACAACACCTTCGACCAACTCACCGGCTACACCAACGGAACCACCACCAACTTCAGCTACGCCGGACCACGCAACGACGAACGCCTCACCGCCGGAGCCACCAGCTTCCTCAACGGAACCCTCGGCATCACCCAACAAACAACGGGCGGCGCAACCACTTCCTTCATCCGCGACCCCAACGGCACACTAGTCAGCATGAGGAACAGCAGCAGCGGGGCAAGCTTCTACTACACGACCGACGCCCTCGGCTCCACCATCCTCTTGACCGACAGCACCCAGGCCTCCGCCGCGAGCTACGCCTACGACTCCTGGGGAAACACCAGCGCGACAGGCACACAAGCGGGAGTAAATCCATGGCAATACGCCGCCGGGTACAAAGACGCCACCACCGGATACACGAAGTTCGGAGCCCGCTACTATGACGCCTCAGTAGGCCGCTTCACCCAGGCAGATCCAAGCAACCGAGAGGCCAACCGATACGGTTATGTTCAATGCAACCCTGTCAACTCGACAGACCCGACAGGTTTGGACTCGATTGACTGTGGGTTCGCGGCGCTGTCTGCATTAGTTGCTGGAGGCGTCGTTCTATTTGCCGCTGGCGCTATTCTCGCAGATGTAGCATCTGGACTGCTAGGTGATTTGCTAATACCGGCTGAAACCGATTTTGTTTTGGCCGGAATCGATTTCGCGTACGAGTTATACCAACAATCTCAGGACTGTTCCTCATGA
- a CDS encoding site-specific integrase — protein MTDERTLWQVFFAPDRIDWAGDKLLDRALGASADDHDASGAWLPWAGRPIFLDKTGAPHAALNRFFAGAKMRNRAAATNRRYAYSLSVWVNFLAARGKDWDSTVEDDVMDFKFWRRSDPRNPRRISGSAWASDLAALTMFYDWSSRVMGGPPLIPAADAGAFRMASAGRGARGTDLRPSTIRGADVKWLSPRAYRRWRDVGIHGLTPLGSERARWRPRSQSRDAAFADGLYGGGLRLQEWSSVLVLELDREVPNSQYASFRLADACAKGMHGHPYWLRGDVLEQVAAYRETERATAVRSARASGLYEVMSGRMVVEEVRRGVLRVSTFRGGKSFLSAVQVNDLTPRERLRLMVRTTDGLEPAMLWLNEDGSPRPKTAWHKSFARANTRVRKAGIDRLECRPHMLRHSFALRWFAVGRLIWSRQVDGLEAEHQRDLREQFGDTWSLVQTMLGHSDVNTTKNVYLEPFRGLEARLLLEYGRSVLDAESLLAVLSSDPRVRLLDETEKEL, from the coding sequence ATGACGGATGAGCGGACGTTGTGGCAGGTCTTCTTCGCCCCCGATCGGATCGATTGGGCAGGCGATAAACTTCTTGACCGTGCGCTGGGTGCATCGGCGGATGATCATGATGCGTCGGGCGCATGGCTACCGTGGGCGGGTCGTCCGATCTTCCTCGACAAGACCGGAGCCCCCCACGCGGCCTTGAACCGATTCTTCGCCGGGGCGAAGATGCGCAACCGCGCCGCAGCGACGAATCGCAGGTACGCGTACTCACTGTCGGTGTGGGTGAACTTCCTCGCGGCGCGCGGCAAGGATTGGGATTCCACGGTCGAAGACGATGTCATGGATTTCAAGTTCTGGCGCCGCAGCGACCCACGCAACCCGCGCCGCATTTCCGGCTCGGCGTGGGCCAGCGATCTCGCAGCGCTGACCATGTTCTACGACTGGTCCAGCCGAGTCATGGGTGGCCCGCCGCTGATTCCCGCCGCTGACGCAGGCGCCTTCCGGATGGCCTCGGCCGGACGAGGCGCCCGCGGCACGGATTTGCGGCCATCGACAATCCGCGGAGCGGACGTCAAATGGCTTTCGCCGCGGGCATACCGCCGCTGGCGCGATGTCGGGATTCACGGTTTGACGCCGCTGGGGTCGGAGCGTGCGAGGTGGCGTCCCCGTTCCCAGTCGCGGGACGCGGCTTTCGCAGACGGCTTGTACGGTGGCGGGCTTCGTCTGCAGGAATGGAGCAGCGTCCTGGTGCTTGAGCTGGACCGCGAAGTCCCGAACAGCCAGTACGCGTCGTTCCGGCTGGCGGATGCCTGCGCGAAGGGGATGCACGGGCATCCCTATTGGCTGCGGGGCGACGTGCTGGAGCAAGTGGCAGCCTACCGGGAGACGGAGCGTGCAACAGCGGTGCGCTCTGCCCGGGCGAGCGGCTTATACGAGGTGATGAGTGGGCGGATGGTCGTCGAGGAGGTCCGGCGCGGGGTGTTGAGAGTGAGCACATTTCGTGGCGGGAAGTCCTTCCTTTCGGCGGTCCAGGTCAACGATCTGACCCCGAGGGAGAGACTTCGCCTGATGGTGCGCACCACGGACGGGCTTGAACCGGCCATGCTGTGGCTTAACGAAGACGGCAGCCCCAGGCCAAAGACTGCGTGGCATAAGTCTTTTGCGCGCGCGAACACCCGCGTGAGGAAGGCCGGCATCGACCGGCTCGAATGCCGACCCCATATGTTGCGGCACAGCTTCGCTCTGCGCTGGTTCGCCGTCGGACGGCTCATCTGGTCCCGGCAGGTCGACGGGCTGGAGGCCGAGCATCAACGCGATCTGCGCGAGCAGTTCGGCGATACCTGGTCGCTGGTGCAGACGATGCTGGGCCACTCGGATGTGAACACGACGAAGAATGTTTACCTTGAGCCGTTCCGGGGGCTGGAGGCCCGGTTACTGCTGGAGTACGGCAGATCGGTTCTCGATGCGGAGTCGTTGCTCGCAGTCCTCTCCAGCGACCCCAGGGTGCGGCTGCTCGATGAGACCGAAAAGGAGCTCTGA